In Mercurialis annua linkage group LG5, ddMerAnnu1.2, whole genome shotgun sequence, a single genomic region encodes these proteins:
- the LOC126680867 gene encoding cytosolic sulfotransferase 15-like, whose translation MPISTSTITSISPKNQLNIFAGSREEDEVEDQKLSHEFKQFLGSLPKEKGWRTPYIYQFQNFWCQPKEIQSIISFQTHFQARNSDVIVATIPKSGTTWLKALTFAILNRKKLPLSSKSHPLLNSNPHDLVPFFEYKLYANLQVPDLSKLPNPRLFATHVPFLALQETIKKSNCKIVYICRNPFDTFISSWFYSNKLKSETKPNLPLDECFDKYCKGIVGFGPFWEHMLGYWNESKENPDKVLFLKYEDLKENSLFQLKKLAKFLNCPFSIEEEKSGAIEEVDKFCSFEKLKELEINKSGRSILNCENRHLFRKGEVGDWVNYLSPSMVERLTNIIEDKLGGSGLQFKVFS comes from the coding sequence ATGCCAATTTCAACCTCTACCATCACTTCAATTTCACccaaaaatcaactaaatattttTGCAGGAAGCCGGGAAGAAGATGAAGTGGAAGATCAGAAGCTGAGTCATGAATTTAAACAATTTCTTGGTTCTCTTCCAAAAGAAAAAGGTTGGAGAACTccttatatttatcaatttcaaaACTTTTGGTGCCAACCGAAAGAAATTCAATCAATTATCTCATTCCAAACCCATTTTCAAGCAAGAAATAGTGATGTTATTGTAGCTACAATACCAAAATCAGGCACCACATGGCTTAAAGCCCTAACTTTCGCTATCTTGAACCGCAAGAAACTCCCGTTATCATCAAAATCGCATCCTTTGCTCAACTCAAACCCTCATGATCTTGTCCCTTTCTTCGAATACAAGCTTTACGCAAATCTCCAAGTTCCCGACCTATCAAAACTTCCAAACCCTAGATTATTCGCCACCCACGTTCCGTTTCTTGCGTTACAAGAAACCATCAAGAAATCCAATTGTAAGATCGTTTACATCTGTAGAAACCCTTTTGACACTTTCATCTCTTCTTGGTTTTACAGCAACAAACTAAAATCAGAAACTAAACCTAATTTGCCTTTAGATGAATGTTTCGACAAATATTGCAAAGGAATCGTTGGATTCGGTCCGTTTTGGGAACACATGTTAGGGTATTGGAATGAGAGCAAAGAAAATCCTGATAAAGTGCTGTTCTTAAAATATGAAGATTTGAAAGAAAACAGTTTATTTCAGTTGAAGAAGTTGGCCAAATTCCTAAATTGTCCTTTTTcaattgaagaagaaaaaagtgGTGCTATTGAAGAGGTGGACAAATTTTGTAgctttgagaaattaaaagagTTGGAAATTAATAAATCTGGAAGATCTATTTTGAATTGTGAGAATAGACATTTATTTAGAAAAGGTGAGGTTGGTGATTGGGTTAATTATTTGTCCCCTTCAATGGTGGAGAGGTTGACTAATATTATAGAGGACAAGTTAGGTGGGTCTGGTCTTCAGTTTAAGGTCTTTTCCTAG
- the LOC126680864 gene encoding LIMR family protein At5g01460, whose protein sequence is MGDFNLALVIVAIVVCIIVFLFNVYLLVNYQHPDDKNQAYFPKFVVVLGLSVALISILMLPADVANRQACRHAVYNGACDLTLPMKDLWIAVYIIDAVLVFFVIPFAMFFYEGDQDKSVGKRIKSALMWVVTTAIVCGLVLGILYGLVGKVDFTVRHLSSTTSNFPNNWELSSSQPCIGNGAHQCSAYLANASSEKTWTMRTTFPEYVVALATIVGSVLFSIFGGVGIACLPLGLIFAFIRRPKAVITRSQYIKEATELGKKARELKKAADALHQEERSGSKGRKWRKNVKSVEKELLQLEEDVNLLEEMYPQGEKAETSWALTVLGYLAKLVLGILGLIVSVAWVAHIIIYLLISPPLSPFLNEVFIKLDDVWGLLGTVAFAFFCFYLLLAVIAGAMMLGLRLVFITIHPMKWGGTLMNSFLFNVGLILLCSISVIQFCSTAFGYYAQATAAQEIFGHTLQSLRGIKYLYKYNVFQYAFVILAVVTLLLYASFGWRRKKASGRFQLSS, encoded by the exons ATGGGAGATTTCAATCTGGCTCTAGTAATTGTTGCTATAGTAGTATGCATTATAGTTTTCTTATTTAATGTTTACCTTCTCGTCAATTATCAACATCCCGACGACAAAAACCAAGCCTATTTCCCCAAATTCGTCGTCGTTTTAGGCCTCTCCGTCGCTCTCATTTCCATTCTCATGTTACCGGCCGACGTCGCCAACCGGCAAGCCTGTCGCCACGCTGTATACAATGGCGCCTGTGATCTCACTCTCCCTATGAAGGATCTATGGATCGCTGTATACATTATCGACGCGGTGCTCGTGTTCTTCGTCATTCCCTTCGCTATGTTTTTCTACGAAGGAGACCAGGACAA GAGTGTTGGAAAAAGGATAAAAAGCGCGTTAATGTGGGTGGTAACAACGGCTATTGTATGTGGTCTTGTGCTTGGCATATTATATG GTCTTGTTGGAAAAGTAGATTTTACCGTCAGGCATCTCTCTTCAACAACAAGTAACTTCCCAAATAATTGGGAACTCTCTAGTAGCCAACCGTGTATCGGAAACGGTGCACACCAG TGCTCTGCTTACCTTGCAAATGCTTCCTCAGAGAAAACATGGACCATGCGTACCACATTTCCAGAATATGTCGTCGCTCTGGCTACAATTGTTGGATCTGTACTATTTTCG ATATTTGGAGGTGTTGGTATTGCTTGCTTACCATTGGGACTTATATTTGCGTTCATCCGTCGTCCGAAAGCTGTTATTACTCGCTCACAGTATATTAAG GAAGCAACTGAGCTTGGTAAAAAAGCAAGAGAGTTAAAGAAAGCAGCTGATGCACTCCATCAGGAAGAAAGAAGTGGTTCTAAGGGAAGAAAATGGCGTAAAAACGTGAAGTCAGTAGAGAAG GAGTTACTTCAGCTGGAAGAAGACGTAAACCTCTTAGAAGAGATGTATCCTCAAGGAGAAAAG GCTGAGACAAGTTGGGCTTTGACTGTTCTTGGGTACTTGGCTAAGCTAGTATTAGGGATTTTAGG GTTAATTGTTTCAGTGGCTTGGGTTGCTCATATCATCATATATTTATTGATCAGTCCGCCTCTTTCTCCTTTTCTGAATGAGGTTTTCATCAAGTTGGATGATGTTTGGG GTCTGCTGGGTACAGTGGCATTTGCATTTTTCTGCTTTTATCTTCTTCTCGCTGTGATAGCTGGGGCAATGATGTTGGGCCTGAGATTAGTTTTCATCACAATCCATCCCATGAA GTGGGGAGGCACTCTGATGAACTCCTTTCTTTTCAATGTTGGACTTATTCTTCTATGCTCCATTAG TGTGATTCAGTTTTGCTCAACGGCATTTGGCTACTATGCGCAAGCAACTGCTGCACAGGAAATATTTGGACACACATTGCAGTCTCTCCGAGGAATTAAATACCTGTACAA GTATAATGTTTTTCAATATGCATTCGTTATTCTGGCAGTTGTGACGTTGCTGTTATATGCATCCTTT GGATGGAGAAGAAAAAAGGCGAGTGGCAGATTCCAGCTTTCCTCCTAA
- the LOC126680869 gene encoding cytosolic sulfotransferase 15-like yields the protein MQYHSVLVASTMENPETASPTSSPFAPLIANHDLHQEIKQLLPSLPRTKGLPAVDLCLYQNFWCPVISIQPVISFQRNFQAQDQDIIIASNPKSGSTWLKSLIFSVVNRSHYTPSTTPLLTENPHALVPFFEFDVFAQNQIPDLTTVPSPRLFGTHLPYSGLSESIKKSNCSVVYICRNPFDSAVSFWHHACRLGNVQCSMEEYFEIYFKGTFWFGPFWEHVLGFWKASLENPKKVLFLKYEDLKEDIDLQLKRIAEFLGFGFSEEEVKNGVVQEIAKLCSLSNLKDLEVNKNGKYLSVYPNKNYFRTGNVGESAHYLSPSLKLHLENLMQEKLSGSGLSFKIPG from the coding sequence ATGCAATACCACTCAGTCCTCGTAGCATCTACAATGGAAAACCCAGAAACAGCCAGCCCAACCTCTTCTCCATTTGCCCCATTAATAGCTAACCACGATCTTCATCAAGAAATCAAACAATTACTCCCTTCTCTTCCAAGAACAAAAGGATTACCAGCCGTTGATCTCTGTCTATACCAAAACTTTTGGTGCCCAGTGATCTCCATTCAGCCAGTCATCTCCTTCCAAAGAAACTTCCAAGCTCAAGATCAAGACATCATAATCGCCTCCAATCCCAAATCCGGATCCACCTGGCTCAAGTCTCTCATCTTCTCCGTCGTCAACCGCTCTCATTACACACCGTCGACCACCCCTCTCCTCACCGAGAACCCTCACGCTCTCGTCCCGTTCTTCGAGTTCGACGTCTTTGCTCAGAACCAAATTCCTGACCTAACCACCGTTCCGTCTCCTCGGCTTTTCGGTACGCATTTGCCTTACTCGGGTTTATCAGAGTCCATCAAGAAATCCAACTGCTCCGTCGTTTATATCTGCCGGAACCCGTTCGACTCCGCCGTGTCGTTTTGGCACCATGCATGTCGATTAGGGAATGTTCAGTGTTCCATGGAGGAGTATTTTGAGATTTACTTCAAGGGCACGTTTTGGTTCGGACCGTTTTGGGAACATGTTTTAGGGTTTTGGAAGGCGAGTTTGGAGAATCCGAAGAAGGTGTTGTTTTTGAAGTATGAAGACTTGAAGGAAGACATTGATTTGCAATTGAAGAGAATTGCTGAGTTTTTAGGGTTTGGTTTTTCAGAAGAGGAAGTAAAAAATGGAGTTGTTCAAGAAATAGCTAAATTGTGTAGTTTGAGTAATTTGAAGGATCTTGAAGTGAacaaaaatggaaaatatttGTCTGTTTACCCTAATAAAAATTACTTTAGGACAGGTAATGTGGGTGAGTCAGCTCATTATTTAAGCCCTTCATTGAAGCTGCATTTGGAAAATCTAATGCAAGAAAAATTAAGTGGATCTGGTTTATCATTCAAAATTCCTGGCTAG
- the LOC126680871 gene encoding protein MIZU-KUSSEI 1 — translation MAHKKTPPIALPPRPSPENNPTPPSPSISSSSPRSPISPPRPTISLQQPSHRKGPSKSAKLFRRFRAVFRSFPIITPTCKIPVSLHGSRLHDGHIHGGTRMTGTLFGHRKSRVNLAIQENPSSLPILLLELTIPTGKLLQDMGMGLVRIALECEKKPHEKTKIVDEPIWTMYCNGRKSGYGVKREPTDEDLVVMQILHVISMGAGVIPDDGADQPDGELTYMRAHFERVVGSKDSETYYMMNPDGNNGPELSIFFVRI, via the coding sequence ATGGCACACAAAAAAACTCCTCCAATAGCATTACCACCGCGTCCGTCGCCGGAAAACAATCCAACTCCGCCCTCTCCTTCGATTTCTTCATCCTCTCCGAGATCACCAATCTCACCTCCACGCCCAACGATCTCTCTCCAACAGCCGTCTCATCGAAAAGGTCCATCAAAGTCGGCAAAACTATTTCGCCGTTTCCGAGCAGTTTTCCGGTCATTTCCGATCATAACACCGACTTGCAAGATCCCCGTATCGCTCCATGGAAGCCGACTTCACGATGGGCATATTCACGGTGGGACTAGAATGACCGGAACCCTATTCGGTCACCGTAAATCTAGGGTTAATCTTGCGATACAAGAAAACCCTAGCTCTCTTCCAATTTTATTGCTAGAATTAACAATACCAACCGGAAAATTATTACAAGATATGGGAATGGGGCTAGTCAGAATTGCACTGGAATGCGAAAAAAAGCCGCACGAAAAGACCAAGATCGTGGACGAACCGATTTGGACGATGTATTGTAATGGGAGAAAATCAGGTTATGGGGTTAAAAGAGAGCCAACGGATGAAGATTTGGTAGTAATGCAAATCTTGCATGTAATCTCCATGGGAGCCGGGGTTATACCGGACGACGGAGCGGACCAGCCGGACGGCGAATTAACGTACATGAGAGCGCATTTTGAACGTGTTGTTGGATCAAAAGATTCAGAAACATATTACATGATGAATCCTGATGGGAATAATGGACCAGAATTGAGCATTTTTTTTGTCAGGATTTGA
- the LOC126680866 gene encoding protein LNK3, which yields MEWYVRGSDEVAERFPSPESWQNWRTSDPENFNFPNEGFHVDANSFQEELNFDCTTVSNDDETESPSYYKQQFSSSFFGGLSEDSLHHTDQLAYQLNGHPRFEQMDDLFVNSLIEDSPGNGNAHESFCFKAELQTDMEHGDDITETLDTQSISSDSRVRAIRSSRYLNTHSFSSSVERGRASSPQSVPCSSQQNHCHLEMTPPVKILALPENDGMDVCMDEGSSLEESVLQDMEMAMTQLSDNTRICFRDALYRLANNSRHQVVMKNQIDNLPMGTSSWKGQDDEIRPAENKSVESETNTIDRAIANLMFNKMEQKIYDFPVSASATSNQEIPKHSTLNDLEIHDLSPYSNFPRDAEVPILCVGYPESRQF from the exons ATGGAGTGGTATGTTAGGGGCAGTGATGAAGTAGCTGAGAGGTTTCCGTCACCGGAAAGTTGGCAGAATTGGAGAACAAGTGATCCTGAAAATTTCAACTTTCCGAACGAAGGGTTTCATGTTGATGCAAATTCATTTCAGGAAGAACTGAATTTCGATTGTACAACTGTCTCCAACGACGACGAGACAGAGAGTCCTAGCTATTATAAACAACAATTTAGTTCGAGTTTCTTTGGAGGATTGTCGGAAGATTCACTCCACCACACGGATCAGCTGGCTTACCAGCTCAATGGCCACCCGCGATTTGAACAGATGGATGACCTATTCGT GAATTCACTTATTGAAGACTCGCCCGGTAATGGAAATGCTCATGAGTCATTTTGCTTTAAGGCAGAATTGCAAACCGATATGGAACATGGGGATGATATCACAGAAACTTTAGATACTCAAAGTATTTCGAGTGATTCACGGGTACGTGCTATAAGAAGCTCTAGGTATCTCAACACACATTCATTTTCTTCATCAGTAGAGAGAGGCAGAGCTTCTTCTCCGCAGTCTGTTCCATGCAGCTCACAGCAAAACCATTGCCACTTGGAAATG ACACCCCCTGTCAAAATCCTGGCTCTTCCTGAGAATGATGGTATGGATGTGTGCATGGATGAGGGATCATCTCTTGAAGAATCTGTATTACAAGATATGGAAATGGCAATGACACAG TTGAGTGACAATACCCGGATTTGCTTCCGTGATGCCCTATATCGTCTAGCCAATAACTCAAGGCATCAGGTGGTAATGAAGAACCAAATTGATAATCTTCCTATGGGAACTTCTTCATGGAAAGGCCAAGATGACGAAATTag GCCTGCAGAAAATAAATCTGTGGAATCGGAGACCAACACAATCGACAGAGCCATTGCGAACCTCATGTTCAATAAGATGGAGCAGAAAATATACGATTTTCCCGTCTCTGCATCAGCAACTTCCAATCAAGAAATCCCCAAACACTCTACCTTGAATGATCTAGAAATCCACGATCTTTCTCCATATTCAAATTTCCCGAGAGATGCTGAAGTTCCAATCCTTTGTGTCGGTTATCCGGAATCGAGACAGTTTTGA